From the Anaeromyxobacter dehalogenans 2CP-1 genome, the window CGTTCGGCGAGGTGCTGGCCGGGATCTGGCGCGCGCGCGGGTTCGAGGGACGCGCCTTCACCTGGCACGAGGCGGCCGACGTCCGCCGCTTCCACCCGCGCCCCGCCGACCCGGAGGGCGACCTGGTGTTCGTGGGGAACTGGGGCGACGAGGAGCGCACCGCCGAGCTGGCGGAGTTCCTGCTCGGACCGGTGCGCGCGCTCGGGATCTCCGCCACGGTGCACGGGGTGCGCTACCCGGAGGCCGGCCTGCGCGCGCTCGCCGCCGCCGGGATCGCCTACCGCGGCTACCTGCCCAACCACCGCGCCCCGGAGGTGCTCGCGCGCCACCGCGTCACGGTGCACGTGCCGCGGCGGCCCTACGCCGAGGCGCTGCCGGGCATCCCCACCATCCGGCCGTTCGAGGCGCTCGCCTGCGGCGTCCCGCTGGTGAGCGCGCCGTGGCAGGACGCCGAGCGGCTGTTCCGCCCCGGGGTGGACTTCCTGGTCGCGCGCGACGGCGCCGAGATGGCGCGCCACCTGCGCGCGGTGCTCTCCGAGCCCGGCCTGGCGCGCGAGCTCGCCGCGAGCGGGCTCGAGACCATCCGCGCCCGCCACACCTGCGCGCACCGCGCCGACGCGCTGCTCGCCATCGCCGCGGGGCTGGGGTGAGCGCCGTCGCGCCGCCGGCGCCCGCGGGCGGGCACGAGGCCCGGGCGACGGCGCGCGCGCTGACCGTGCTCGCGGTGGCGGCGGGGTTCGGGTTCCTGTGGCTGGCGCGCGACCTGCTCGTGCCGACCGCGCTCGGCGTCACGCTCGCGCTCTCGGTCCACCCGGTCGTCGCGGCGCTGGAGCGGCGCGGGCTCTCGCGCACGCTCGCCGCGATCGCGGGGACGCTGCTCACGGTGGCGGTGCTCGCCGCCATCGGCTGGGTGCTCTGGGATCGCATCGCCGCGTTCGCCCAGGAGCTGCCCGGCTACGAGGGGCGCCTGCGCGAGGCCGCCGCCGGGATCCGGCGCCACGCGGCGCACCTGCAGGCGCAGTCCGAGCAGCTGGTGCAGACGCCCCGCCGCCCGGGCGAGGTGAAGGTGCAGGAGACGGTGCCCTGGGGCACGCTGCTCGTCGGGACGGCGCAGGGGGCGCTCACGCTCGCCGGCCAGGCCACGGTGGTGGTGTTCGTCCTCTACTTCACGCTCGCCGAGGGGCCGCGGTTCCGCGTGAAGCTGCTCGCGTGGGCCGACCGCCGGCCGCGCGGCCGCGCGCGCCTGCTCGCGGCGCTGGAGGAGCTCCACCGCGACGTGGAGCAGTACATGCTGAACCGCGTGGCGCTGAACGCGATCCTGGGCGTCGTGACCTGGGCGGTGTACGCGCTGTACGGCCTGGAGCACGCCGCCATCTGGGGGATCACCACGGCGCTGCTCCACTTCATCCCGTACGTCGGGCCGGCGCTGGGCCTGTTCCTGCCCACCGCCATGGCGCTGCTGCAGTACGGCACCGCGAAGGACGTGGCGCTGGTCGCGGCGATCTACCTCGTCCTCGTCAACGTGCAGGGCAACGTGGTGGACCCGCTGTTCCTGGGGAAGCAGCTCCGGCTCTCGCCGCTGGTGGTGTTCCTCGGCTCGCTGTTCTGGTTCTGGCTGTGGGGGCCGGTGGGCCTGTTCCTGGCGGTCCCGCTCCTCTCGACCGTGCGGATCGTCTGCCGGCACCTGCCGCGCTACCGGGTGGTCGCGAGCCTCCTCGCCGAGTGAGCGATCGGCCGCCCGTTCGGCGCCGCGCGTCCGCGGGCGCCCCGGCGGGAAGACCCCCGGCCGGTGATGGGTTCCGGGAGGCGTGACCACGACCGCCGCCGCAGCCCCCGCCGCCTCGCCCGCGCGCGCAGCCGGTCGCGCCGGGCGCCGCCGTCGCGGGCTCCTGCGCGCGGCCGAGTTCCTGGTGCCGTTCCGCCTGCCCATCGCCGGCATCCTGCTCGTCGCGCTGACGCTCGCCGGCGTGAACGCGGCCGAGCCGCTGGCGCTGAAGCGCATCTTCGACGCGCTCGCGCTGGGGGAGGGCGGCCGCCCGCTGGCCGAGGGGGTCGTCTCGCTCGTCGTGCTGGGCCTGCTCCGCGAGGCGTTCACCGCCACCTCGAACTGGCTCACCTGGCGGACGCGCATCGGGATCCAGTACCGGCTCACCGAGGCGACGGTCGGCCGGCTGCACCGGCTGCCGCTCACGTTCCACCGCGCCGAGGGCGTGGGCGCGCTCATGACCCGGCTGGATCGCTCGATCCAGGGCCTGGTGGGCGCGCTCTCCGACATCGCCTTCAACGTGGTGCCCGCCGCCGCGTACCTCCTCATCTCGGTGGCGGTGATGCTCCGCCTCGAGTGGCGGCTGGCGCTGCTGGTGCTGGCGTTCGCCCCGCTTCCGGCGCTGATCGCGCGGCTGGCCGCGCCCATGCAGACGCGGCGCGAGCGCGGCCTGCTCGAGCGCTGGGTGCACATCTACTCCCGGTTCAACGAGGTGCTCTCCGGCATCGTCACCGTGAAGAGCTTCACCATGGAGGAGGCGGAGAAGCGCCGCTTCCTCGACGAGGTGAACTCCGCGAACGAGGTGGTGATCCGCGGCGTCGGCGTGGACGCGGGGGTCGGCGCGGCCCAGAACCTGGTGCAGATCGGGGCGAGGGTCGCGGCCCTGGCGCTGGGCGGGGCGCTGGTGCTGCGGGGCCACATGACCGCGGGCACGCTGGTGGCGTTCCTCGGCTACGTGGGCGGCCTGTTCGGCCCGGTGCTGGGGCTCGCCGGCGTGTACAAGACGCTGCGCACGGCGCAGGTCTCGGTCGAGGAGGTCTACGGCATCCTCGACGCGCAGGACCTGCTCGGCGACGCGCCGGACGCGCGCGAGGTGGTGCGCCTGCGCGGCGACGTGCGCTGGGACAACGTGCGCTTCGCCTACCCGGGCGGCGGCCCGCCGCTCCTCGACGGCGTGGACCTGCACGTCCGCGAGGGCGAGCGCGTCGCCATCGTCGGCCCCTCCGGCTCGGGCAAGTCCACCCTGGTCTCGCTGGTGCAGCGCTTCTACGACCCGACCGAGGGCGTGGTGCGGGTGGACGGCATCGACGTCCGCAAGCTGAAGCAGGTCGCGCTCCGGCGCCAGATCGGCGTGGTGTTCCAGGACTCGCTGCTGTTCAACGAGTCGGTCCTCGCCAACATCGCCTACGGCCGGCCCGGCGCCACCCGCGCCGAGATCGAGGCGGCGGCGCGCGCCGCGAACGCGCACGACTTCATCGTGCGCCTGCCGGAGGGCTACGACACGGTCGTCGGCGAGCGCGGCAGCCGGCTCTCGGTGGGCGAGCGCCAGCGGATCTCCATCGCGCGCACGCTGCTCAAGTCCCCGGCCATCCTGATCCTGGACGAGCCCACCTCGGCGCTCGACGCCGAGTCGGAGGCGCTGGTCTCGGAGGCGCTGGCGCGCGTGTCGCGGCGGCGCACCACGCTCATCATCGCGCACCGGCTCTCCACCGTGGTGGACGCGGACCGGATCGTGGTGCTGCGCGAGGGGCGCATCGTCGAGCAGGGGCGCCACGCGGAGCTGGTCGCCCGCGGCGGCCACTACGCCAGCCTGGTGGAGAAGCAGACCCGCGGGATGTTCCCCTTGGCGGCATGAGGCTCGGACCGCGCGGGCGAAGCGCGCCGGATCCGCCGGCGCGCTCCCGCCCCGCGCTAGAACCCCACCGGCTTGCCCGGCTCGAGCACCCGCACCTCGGCCTTGCCCTTCAGCGCCGCCCGCAGCTCCTCCGGCGTGCCCGCGATCGCCGGGAACGTGCCGAAGTGCATGGGCACCACCGTGCGCGGGCGCACGTAGCCCACGGCGATGGCGGCGGCCTTCGGGTCCATGGTGAAGTGGCCGCCGATGCAGGTCAGCATCACGTCGACGCGCCCGAAGCGCTCCGGGAGCTGCTTCATGTCCTGCGTCAGGTCGGTGTCGCCGGTGTGGTAGAGCGTCGGGCCGCCCTTCACCTGGATCACGAAGCCCATGGGGTTGCCGCCCGGGTGCGCGGTGCCCTTGTCGTCCGCGTACCCGGAGCTGTGGACCGCGGTGACCATGGTGACGGCGGCGTCGCCGGCCTGGATCGTCCCGCCGATGTTGCCGAGCGTGTCCATCCCGGCCTGGTCCTTCGGGTAGCCGGCCGCGACCAGCGAGCTCCCGAGGTCGAAGTTCGTGATGAGCTTCGCCCCGGTGCGCTTCGCGAGCGCGACGGCGTCGCCCACGTGGTCGAAGTGGCCGTGGCTGACGAGGATGTAGTCCACCTTCGGCAGCTTCCCGGCGAGGCCGGGCTCTGGCGCCTTCGGGTTCGAGAGCCACGGGTCGATGGCGAGCACGGTGCCGCCGGGCGTGGTCACCACGAAGGCGGCGTGGCCGTACCAGGTGACCTCGGTCCTGCCGCGCGCGGCCTTCGGCTGGGCGGAGGCGGCGAGGGGCGCGGCGGCGAGCGCGGCGACGGCGAGCGCGGCCAGGCGCGCGCGAGGGCTTGAGGCGGACGGCATCCGAGGTCTCCTTTCGACGCGCCCGGGGCGGGCGCGGACGAAGCGGTCTTCTAGCGCCCCGGCGGGCAGCGGGGCGGACTCGTTCGGGGATGTAGGCGTCACGCTACGTGAACGTCCCGCGCGGCGCCCGCAGCGAGCGAGCGCGAGCGCGGCCATCCGCCCACGGGCCGCATGCCAGCCGGCACGCGGGGTGGGCCCCCGACCCGGCGCACCTGTCGCGCTTACCGGATCGCGCGCGCACGTGGCGCGACGAAGTTACAGGCACGCCCGGGGTTCACCTCGCCGGCGGCGCCGCTGGCGCGTGATCGGCGGCGATCCGGGGGTGGGCACGGACGTTGCTGGGGCGGGACGGGGCCTACGACGTTCCCCACCCTGGAGGAGAGATGAACCGACCGAGCACCGCGAGCAGCACCCTCGACCAGTACCTCCGCGAGAT encodes:
- a CDS encoding ABC transporter ATP-binding protein; translation: MTTTAAAAPAASPARAAGRAGRRRRGLLRAAEFLVPFRLPIAGILLVALTLAGVNAAEPLALKRIFDALALGEGGRPLAEGVVSLVVLGLLREAFTATSNWLTWRTRIGIQYRLTEATVGRLHRLPLTFHRAEGVGALMTRLDRSIQGLVGALSDIAFNVVPAAAYLLISVAVMLRLEWRLALLVLAFAPLPALIARLAAPMQTRRERGLLERWVHIYSRFNEVLSGIVTVKSFTMEEAEKRRFLDEVNSANEVVIRGVGVDAGVGAAQNLVQIGARVAALALGGALVLRGHMTAGTLVAFLGYVGGLFGPVLGLAGVYKTLRTAQVSVEEVYGILDAQDLLGDAPDAREVVRLRGDVRWDNVRFAYPGGGPPLLDGVDLHVREGERVAIVGPSGSGKSTLVSLVQRFYDPTEGVVRVDGIDVRKLKQVALRRQIGVVFQDSLLFNESVLANIAYGRPGATRAEIEAAARAANAHDFIVRLPEGYDTVVGERGSRLSVGERQRISIARTLLKSPAILILDEPTSALDAESEALVSEALARVSRRRTTLIIAHRLSTVVDADRIVVLREGRIVEQGRHAELVARGGHYASLVEKQTRGMFPLAA
- a CDS encoding metal-dependent hydrolase, which gives rise to MPSASSPRARLAALAVAALAAAPLAASAQPKAARGRTEVTWYGHAAFVVTTPGGTVLAIDPWLSNPKAPEPGLAGKLPKVDYILVSHGHFDHVGDAVALAKRTGAKLITNFDLGSSLVAAGYPKDQAGMDTLGNIGGTIQAGDAAVTMVTAVHSSGYADDKGTAHPGGNPMGFVIQVKGGPTLYHTGDTDLTQDMKQLPERFGRVDVMLTCIGGHFTMDPKAAAIAVGYVRPRTVVPMHFGTFPAIAGTPEELRAALKGKAEVRVLEPGKPVGF
- a CDS encoding AI-2E family transporter, which translates into the protein MSAVAPPAPAGGHEARATARALTVLAVAAGFGFLWLARDLLVPTALGVTLALSVHPVVAALERRGLSRTLAAIAGTLLTVAVLAAIGWVLWDRIAAFAQELPGYEGRLREAAAGIRRHAAHLQAQSEQLVQTPRRPGEVKVQETVPWGTLLVGTAQGALTLAGQATVVVFVLYFTLAEGPRFRVKLLAWADRRPRGRARLLAALEELHRDVEQYMLNRVALNAILGVVTWAVYALYGLEHAAIWGITTALLHFIPYVGPALGLFLPTAMALLQYGTAKDVALVAAIYLVLVNVQGNVVDPLFLGKQLRLSPLVVFLGSLFWFWLWGPVGLFLAVPLLSTVRIVCRHLPRYRVVASLLAE
- a CDS encoding CgeB family protein encodes the protein MKIALFVHSLRSDWNHGNAHFLRGVASELVHRGHAVTAWEPLGAWSAENLVRDHGAAALDAWREAYPEIPVRTYVAGALDAAEALDGVDLALVHEWNDPEVVARLGAERARRPSLRLLFHDTHHRAVTAPGELARFDLSRYDGVLAFGEVLAGIWRARGFEGRAFTWHEAADVRRFHPRPADPEGDLVFVGNWGDEERTAELAEFLLGPVRALGISATVHGVRYPEAGLRALAAAGIAYRGYLPNHRAPEVLARHRVTVHVPRRPYAEALPGIPTIRPFEALACGVPLVSAPWQDAERLFRPGVDFLVARDGAEMARHLRAVLSEPGLARELAASGLETIRARHTCAHRADALLAIAAGLG